Proteins found in one Sphingobium sp. V4 genomic segment:
- the gatB gene encoding Asp-tRNA(Asn)/Glu-tRNA(Gln) amidotransferase subunit GatB: protein MTESTYRIQGATGEWEVVIGLEVHAQVTSNAKLFSGAATAFGAEPNTQVSLVDAAMPGMLPVPNRECIRQAVRTGMAIDAQINKWSRFDRKNYFYADLPQGYQISQLYHPIVGEGQIEIVLDEKNPEASTKVIGVERIHVEQDAGKLMHDQHPTRSYVDLNRSGVALMEIVSKPDMRSPAEAGAYLSKLRTILRYVGSCDGNMDQGSMRADVNVSVRKPGQPFGTRTETKNVNSVRFVMAVVEHEASRQVDVLEAGGTVVQETRLYDPDRNETRSMRSKEDAHDYRYFPDPDLLPLELDDAFLEECRRSLPELPDAKRKRYEQDLGLSAYNAATLTADADTARWFEALLAEGARIQKKSEGEVAKASANWLLSELYGALNRLGKSLDESPVGPEEGAELLALVADGTISGTIAKQVFEIMLETGGRAPAIVEEKGLKQTSDTGAIEAAVADVLARNGDKVEQYKAGKEALFGFFVGQTMKAMQGKANPQVVNELVRKALN from the coding sequence ATGACTGAATCAACCTATCGCATCCAGGGCGCAACCGGTGAGTGGGAGGTCGTGATCGGCCTGGAAGTCCATGCGCAGGTGACGTCGAACGCGAAGCTCTTTTCGGGCGCGGCGACGGCGTTCGGCGCGGAGCCGAACACGCAGGTCAGTCTGGTGGACGCGGCCATGCCCGGCATGTTGCCCGTGCCGAACCGCGAGTGCATCCGCCAGGCGGTGCGAACCGGCATGGCGATCGACGCGCAGATCAACAAATGGTCGCGTTTCGACCGGAAAAACTACTTCTACGCCGATCTGCCACAGGGCTATCAGATCAGCCAGCTCTATCACCCGATCGTGGGGGAAGGGCAGATCGAGATCGTGCTGGACGAGAAGAACCCGGAAGCCAGCACCAAGGTGATCGGCGTCGAGCGCATTCATGTCGAGCAGGATGCCGGCAAACTGATGCACGACCAGCATCCCACCCGCTCCTATGTCGACCTCAACCGGTCGGGCGTAGCGCTGATGGAGATCGTGTCGAAGCCGGACATGCGTTCGCCTGCGGAAGCGGGGGCTTATCTGTCGAAGCTGCGGACGATCCTGCGTTACGTCGGTTCGTGCGACGGCAATATGGACCAGGGGTCGATGCGCGCCGACGTGAACGTGTCGGTCCGCAAGCCCGGCCAGCCCTTCGGCACCCGAACCGAAACCAAGAACGTCAACTCGGTCCGCTTCGTCATGGCCGTGGTCGAGCATGAGGCGAGCCGTCAGGTCGACGTGCTGGAAGCGGGCGGAACGGTGGTCCAGGAAACGCGCCTCTACGATCCCGATCGCAACGAGACGCGCTCGATGCGGTCGAAGGAGGACGCGCATGACTATCGCTACTTCCCCGATCCCGACCTGCTGCCGCTGGAACTGGACGACGCCTTCCTTGAGGAATGTCGCCGGTCGCTGCCCGAACTGCCTGACGCCAAGCGGAAGCGCTATGAGCAGGATCTGGGGCTGAGCGCCTATAATGCCGCGACCCTCACGGCGGACGCCGATACCGCCCGCTGGTTCGAGGCGCTGCTGGCCGAAGGCGCGCGCATCCAGAAGAAGAGCGAGGGCGAAGTCGCCAAGGCATCGGCCAACTGGCTGCTGTCGGAACTTTATGGCGCGCTCAACCGCCTCGGCAAGTCGCTGGACGAAAGCCCGGTCGGCCCGGAAGAGGGCGCGGAATTGCTCGCCCTCGTCGCGGACGGCACGATCAGCGGCACCATCGCCAAGCAGGTTTTCGAGATCATGCTCGAAACCGGCGGCCGCGCGCCGGCGATCGTCGAGGAAAAGGGACTGAAGCAGACCAGCGACACAGGCGCGATCGAGGCAGCGGTCGCCGACGTGCTCGCCAGAAATGGCGACAAGGTCGAACAGTATAAGGCAGGCAAGGAAGCGCTGTTCGGCTTCTTCGTCGGCCAGACGATGAAAGCCATGCAGGGCAAGGCGAACCCGCAGGTGGTGAATGAGCTGGTGCGCAAGGCATTGAACTAA
- the gatA gene encoding Asp-tRNA(Asn)/Glu-tRNA(Gln) amidotransferase subunit GatA, translated as MTNLTDLTVAEIRDGFRAGDFSAREVAEAFNANVAAAKALNAFIVETPEKALEAADAADKAKAAGEALKPLSGVPIGMKDLFCTEGVQTTAASHMLEGFVPTYESTVSKKLWDAGAGMLGKLNLDQFAMGSSNETSYFGNVISPWRRNDGGNAALAPGGSSGGSSSAISARLCPAATGTDTGGSIRQPAAFTGISGIKPTYGRCSRWGIVAFASSLDQAGPMARTVRDNAILLEAMSGFDPKDSTSLDLAVPQWEAGLSSDLKGKKVGIPKEYRPDGLNEEISAMWDRGIEWLKDAGAEVVEVSLPHTKYALPTYYIIAPAEASSNLARYDGVRYGQRDLPDGAGLQDMYAATRAAGFGPEVKRRIMIGTYVLSAGFYDAYYTQAQKVRALIARDFEQAFEKCDLLLTPTAPSASFALGEKQADPLAMYLNDVFTVPASLAGLPAMAVPGGLDSAGLPIGLQIIGKALDEQTVLNASLAIEERAGFTARPAKWW; from the coding sequence ATGACCAACCTTACTGATCTGACGGTCGCGGAAATCCGCGACGGCTTCCGCGCGGGTGACTTTTCGGCGCGCGAAGTGGCCGAGGCGTTCAATGCCAATGTCGCCGCAGCCAAGGCGCTCAACGCCTTCATCGTCGAAACGCCGGAAAAGGCGTTGGAAGCGGCCGATGCCGCCGACAAGGCGAAGGCGGCTGGCGAAGCGCTGAAGCCGCTTTCCGGCGTGCCGATCGGCATGAAGGATCTGTTCTGCACCGAAGGCGTGCAGACGACTGCCGCCAGCCACATGCTGGAAGGCTTCGTGCCGACCTACGAGTCCACGGTGTCGAAGAAGCTGTGGGACGCTGGCGCGGGAATGCTCGGCAAGCTGAACCTCGACCAGTTCGCCATGGGGTCGTCGAACGAGACGAGCTATTTTGGCAATGTCATCTCGCCCTGGCGGCGCAATGACGGCGGCAATGCCGCGCTGGCTCCGGGGGGATCTTCGGGTGGCTCGTCCTCGGCCATTTCCGCGCGGCTCTGCCCGGCGGCGACCGGCACCGACACCGGCGGCTCGATCCGCCAGCCTGCCGCCTTCACCGGCATCAGCGGCATCAAGCCGACCTATGGCCGCTGCTCGCGCTGGGGTATCGTCGCCTTCGCCTCGTCGCTGGACCAGGCCGGGCCGATGGCGCGGACGGTGCGCGACAATGCGATCCTGCTGGAGGCGATGTCGGGCTTCGATCCCAAGGATTCGACCAGCCTCGATCTGGCCGTGCCCCAGTGGGAAGCCGGTCTGTCGAGCGATCTCAAGGGCAAGAAGGTCGGTATCCCCAAGGAATATCGCCCCGATGGCCTGAACGAAGAAATCTCCGCCATGTGGGATCGCGGGATCGAATGGCTGAAGGATGCGGGTGCCGAGGTGGTCGAGGTGTCGCTGCCGCACACCAAATATGCGCTGCCGACCTATTATATCATTGCGCCTGCCGAAGCCTCGTCGAACCTCGCTCGCTATGACGGCGTGCGCTATGGTCAGCGCGACCTGCCCGATGGGGCCGGTTTGCAGGACATGTATGCCGCGACCCGCGCCGCCGGTTTCGGGCCGGAAGTGAAGCGCCGCATCATGATCGGCACCTATGTTCTGTCGGCGGGCTTCTATGACGCCTATTATACGCAGGCGCAGAAGGTCCGGGCGCTGATCGCGCGCGATTTCGAGCAGGCTTTTGAAAAGTGCGACCTGCTGCTGACGCCGACCGCGCCGAGCGCCTCCTTCGCGCTGGGCGAGAAGCAGGCCGATCCGCTTGCCATGTATCTGAACGACGTATTCACTGTTCCCGCGTCGCTGGCGGGGCTACCCGCTATGGCGGTGCCGGGCGGGCTGGATTCGGCCGGGCTGCCGATCGGATTGCAGATCATCGGCAAGGCGCTGGACGAGCAGACCGTGCTGAACGCGAGCCTCGCGATTGAAGAACGTGCGGGCTTCACGGCTCGTCCGGCCAAGTGGTGGTAA
- the gatC gene encoding Asp-tRNA(Asn)/Glu-tRNA(Gln) amidotransferase subunit GatC codes for MSIDLQTVKKIASLSRISVTDAEAEAMVPELNNILGWVEQLGEVDVTGVQPMTAVIPNHQRLRDDAITDGNVRDKVLANAPQAEHGFFAVPKVIE; via the coding sequence ATGTCGATAGACCTTCAGACCGTAAAGAAGATCGCCAGCCTTTCGCGCATTTCGGTGACCGACGCCGAAGCCGAAGCGATGGTGCCGGAACTCAACAACATCCTTGGCTGGGTGGAGCAACTGGGCGAGGTGGACGTAACCGGCGTGCAGCCGATGACCGCCGTCATCCCCAACCATCAACGCCTGCGCGACGATGCCATCACCGATGGCAATGTGCGCGACAAGGTGCTGGCCAATGCGCCGCAGGCCGAACATGGCTTCTTCGCGGTGCCCAAGGTGATCGAATAA
- a CDS encoding DUF3089 domain-containing protein has translation MARKFLYVIVALVVLVIAALLIYRVWGMQLIRMAMVPRESFTALQPLPEDAYIDATMWIARPDIQKDNPALWTPAGVTTPNAPQKAAIFFIHPTSYITTFGDAHWNALLDDKDADATARRFVMSQASAFNAAGTVWAPRYRQANYGAFLTDKPEGDQALAAAYRDVAQAFAAFVKANPTGPLILAGHSQGSRHLLQLLRDQVAGKPVADRIAAVYAVGWPVSVEADLPALGLPACARQDQAHCIVSWQSYAEPADPSAVVESFERKTGYTGKPRKGTHMLCTNPITGAFNGAAPASANSGTLDAREEGKSPTLLTGIVPARCDTSGVLMIGQPVDMGPFTLPGNNYHVYDYSLFWGNVRQDAQKRLAAFLKK, from the coding sequence GTGGCGCGCAAATTCCTCTATGTCATCGTGGCGCTGGTGGTGCTGGTGATCGCCGCGCTGCTGATCTACCGCGTCTGGGGAATGCAACTGATCCGCATGGCGATGGTGCCGCGCGAATCCTTCACCGCGTTGCAGCCACTGCCCGAAGATGCCTATATCGACGCGACGATGTGGATCGCCCGTCCGGACATCCAGAAGGACAATCCCGCGCTCTGGACGCCTGCCGGCGTGACCACGCCCAACGCGCCCCAGAAAGCCGCGATCTTCTTCATCCATCCGACCAGCTACATAACGACCTTCGGCGATGCACACTGGAACGCCCTGCTGGACGACAAGGACGCCGATGCCACCGCCCGCCGCTTCGTCATGAGCCAGGCCAGTGCCTTCAACGCTGCCGGCACCGTCTGGGCACCGCGCTACCGCCAGGCCAATTATGGCGCCTTTCTCACCGACAAACCGGAGGGCGATCAGGCGCTTGCCGCCGCCTATCGTGACGTGGCGCAGGCCTTCGCCGCCTTCGTGAAGGCCAACCCCACAGGCCCGCTGATACTGGCCGGGCACAGCCAGGGGTCACGCCACCTGTTGCAACTGTTGCGCGACCAGGTCGCGGGCAAGCCGGTCGCCGACCGCATCGCCGCCGTATATGCCGTGGGCTGGCCGGTCTCGGTGGAGGCGGATCTGCCCGCGCTCGGCCTGCCTGCCTGTGCGCGACAGGATCAGGCGCATTGCATCGTCAGTTGGCAAAGCTATGCCGAACCGGCTGATCCGTCTGCCGTCGTGGAAAGTTTCGAACGCAAGACCGGCTATACCGGAAAGCCACGCAAGGGCACGCACATGCTCTGCACCAATCCGATCACCGGCGCCTTCAACGGCGCCGCTCCGGCCAGCGCCAACAGCGGCACGCTCGACGCGCGGGAGGAAGGCAAGTCACCAACATTGCTCACCGGCATCGTCCCTGCGCGGTGTGACACCAGCGGCGTGCTGATGATCGGGCAACCTGTCGACATGGGGCCGTTCACGCTCCCCGGCAATAATTACCATGTCTATGACTACAGCCTCTTCTGGGGCAACGTGCGGCAGGACGCGCAGAAAAGATTGGCGGCTTTCCTGAAGAAGTGA
- the ruvX gene encoding Holliday junction resolvase RuvX, with translation MVTTDRVAFREALPAGGRLIGMDVGTKTIGLALCDAAWTIASPAYTVNRGKFSKDKVGLAAFIEQQQVKGIVIGLPLNLDGTNSPRSQASRAFAHNVAELGYPVLLWDERWSTQAVTRTLLEADASRARRDELVDKLAASYILQGAIDGLVAGLE, from the coding sequence CTGGTTACAACGGATCGCGTCGCCTTTCGCGAAGCCCTGCCGGCAGGCGGCCGGCTGATCGGCATGGATGTCGGCACCAAGACGATCGGCCTTGCCCTGTGCGATGCCGCCTGGACGATCGCCAGCCCTGCCTACACCGTCAATCGTGGCAAGTTCAGCAAGGACAAGGTCGGCCTCGCCGCCTTCATCGAGCAGCAGCAGGTGAAGGGCATCGTCATAGGCCTGCCGCTCAACCTCGACGGCACCAATTCACCGCGCAGCCAGGCCAGCCGCGCCTTCGCCCATAATGTCGCGGAGCTGGGCTATCCGGTGCTGCTCTGGGACGAACGCTGGTCGACCCAGGCCGTCACCCGCACTCTGCTCGAAGCCGACGCCAGCCGTGCCCGTCGCGACGAACTGGTAGACAAGCTCGCGGCAAGCTACATCCTGCAAGGCGCGATCGACGGGCTGGTGGCGGGACTGGAATAG
- a CDS encoding Rap1a/Tai family immunity protein, translating into MCPRTLRYAAALATGALSPDAAYAGFYSGDELYTVCTTDKADKDFFEKSYECVGYISGAVDAFNTTREANKLKSCIPADVTISQLRSITVDYLGKNPIDRAKSASSQVFAATRKAWPCPATKPVSKKASRKKR; encoded by the coding sequence ATGTGCCCCCGAACTCTTCGCTACGCCGCCGCCCTGGCGACGGGCGCCCTTTCCCCGGACGCGGCCTATGCCGGTTTCTATTCGGGCGACGAACTCTATACCGTCTGCACGACCGACAAGGCCGACAAGGATTTCTTCGAGAAATCCTACGAATGCGTGGGCTATATCAGCGGCGCGGTCGATGCGTTCAACACGACGCGGGAAGCGAACAAGCTCAAAAGCTGCATCCCCGCCGACGTGACGATAAGCCAGTTGCGCAGCATCACGGTCGACTATCTGGGCAAGAACCCGATAGACCGGGCCAAGTCGGCATCCTCGCAGGTCTTCGCTGCGACCCGAAAGGCGTGGCCTTGCCCCGCGACCAAGCCGGTGTCGAAGAAGGCGAGCAGGAAGAAGCGCTGA
- a CDS encoding MerR family transcriptional regulator — protein MAMTISGLARSAGVNVETVRYYQRRGLLDMPERGPGVRRYGEGDVRRLAFIRSAQGAGFTLEQIGELLQLDAGQDRARARELAAERIVALDVRIAELQAARAALERLARQCHASEEGPCPIIAAFEG, from the coding sequence ATGGCCATGACGATTTCTGGGCTGGCCCGTTCGGCCGGGGTGAATGTGGAAACGGTGCGCTATTACCAGCGTCGCGGATTGCTCGACATGCCCGAACGCGGGCCGGGGGTGCGCCGCTATGGCGAGGGAGACGTGCGGCGGCTGGCGTTCATCCGTTCGGCCCAGGGGGCGGGCTTCACTTTGGAGCAGATCGGTGAGCTGCTCCAGCTCGACGCCGGGCAGGACCGGGCGCGGGCGCGCGAACTGGCGGCGGAGCGCATCGTGGCGCTGGACGTCAGGATCGCGGAATTGCAGGCGGCACGCGCCGCGCTGGAGCGGCTGGCGCGGCAATGCCATGCAAGCGAGGAAGGGCCTTGCCCGATCATCGCGGCGTTCGAGGGATAG
- a CDS encoding glutaredoxin: MTSPAPKSASLYRMVMPGHTCPYGVKARWLLKRRGYVVDDHWLRSREETDAFKTQHDVTTTPQIFIDGQRIGGHDDLRRHLGLKVRDPKATSYVPVLAVFAVAGLLALAVNWLTFLPLVSFMALERFVAIAMMLLAMLKLQDVDRFATMFLNYDLLARRLPPYGAAYPFLELGAGVLMLTRALDWLSIPVALFIGGIGAMSVFRAVYIEKRDLKCACVGGNSNVPLGFVSLTENVMMVAMALWMMAGLH, translated from the coding sequence ATGACCAGCCCTGCCCCCAAAAGTGCCAGCCTCTATCGTATGGTGATGCCCGGCCATACCTGCCCCTATGGGGTGAAGGCGCGCTGGCTGCTCAAACGCCGTGGCTATGTCGTGGACGATCACTGGCTCCGGAGCCGTGAGGAAACCGACGCGTTCAAGACACAGCATGACGTGACAACCACGCCGCAAATCTTCATCGACGGCCAGCGAATAGGCGGTCATGACGATCTGCGCCGGCACCTGGGCCTCAAGGTCCGCGATCCCAAGGCGACCAGCTACGTCCCGGTGCTTGCGGTCTTCGCTGTCGCCGGGCTGCTCGCGCTGGCGGTCAACTGGCTGACCTTCCTGCCGCTTGTTTCCTTCATGGCGCTGGAGCGCTTCGTCGCCATTGCGATGATGCTGCTCGCCATGCTCAAATTGCAAGATGTCGACAGGTTCGCGACCATGTTCCTGAACTATGACCTGCTCGCCCGCCGCCTGCCGCCCTATGGCGCGGCCTATCCATTCCTGGAACTGGGCGCGGGGGTGCTGATGCTGACGCGGGCGCTCGACTGGCTGTCCATCCCGGTCGCGCTGTTCATCGGCGGCATCGGCGCCATGTCGGTCTTCAGGGCGGTCTATATCGAGAAGCGAGACCTCAAATGCGCCTGCGTCGGCGGCAACAGCAATGTGCCGCTGGGCTTCGTCTCGCTGACCGAAAATGTCATGATGGTGGCGATGGCGCTTTGGATGATGGCGGGACTCCACTGA
- a CDS encoding L,D-transpeptidase family protein, with protein sequence MIAAAVPQATVAQPDLEQAAKSSIGAEIRAQLGGKYKDFYAPRGYWPLWLEKGRIGPQADALLALIDQSEADGLDPRDYDPGDLRRLIEEVDASDDPKLLARADLALSRSFARLVADMRRPARGVKIRYLDKEVEPRDSDPSDILRSAALAPSLTDYIATAGWMSPLYMKLRTARAGYLKKWGGLPDVAVPEGVKMRPGGKGAEIGMLRRRLGLADGMTYNKALAAKVRAFQADHGLKPDGVAGAMTISAINQGPARYARLLSLNLERARLLPGPWTRHVVVDAASARLWYYSKGALDGTMKVVAGAKETQTPLMAGMIRYATLNPYWNIPPDLVERKVAPKILSGGSLQGMGYEALADWSADPAPLAQSAINWDAVAAGRQEVRVRQLPGGNNAMGKVKFMFPNDLGIYLHDTPQRDLFAKADRHFSNGCVRLEDAQRLGRWFFGRMPSTDGEKPEQHVPLPQPVPVYLTYLTAVPTALGVQFLPDVYGRDGE encoded by the coding sequence CTGATCGCTGCCGCGGTTCCCCAGGCAACGGTCGCGCAGCCTGACCTCGAACAGGCCGCAAAGTCGAGCATCGGGGCGGAAATCCGTGCCCAGTTGGGCGGGAAATACAAGGATTTCTACGCGCCACGCGGTTACTGGCCGCTCTGGCTGGAAAAGGGCCGGATCGGGCCGCAGGCAGATGCGCTGCTGGCGCTGATCGACCAGAGCGAAGCCGACGGGCTTGATCCCCGCGACTATGATCCGGGCGACTTGCGGCGCCTGATCGAGGAGGTGGACGCCAGTGACGATCCAAAGCTCCTGGCGCGCGCCGACCTGGCCTTGTCGCGCAGCTTTGCTCGCCTGGTTGCGGACATGCGCCGCCCGGCCAGGGGCGTGAAGATCCGCTATCTCGACAAGGAAGTCGAACCGCGCGATTCCGACCCGTCGGACATATTGCGGTCTGCTGCTCTGGCGCCGTCGCTCACGGATTATATCGCGACTGCCGGCTGGATGAGCCCCCTCTACATGAAGCTGCGGACCGCGCGGGCCGGCTATCTCAAGAAATGGGGTGGCCTGCCGGATGTCGCCGTGCCCGAAGGGGTGAAGATGCGACCGGGCGGCAAGGGGGCGGAGATCGGCATGTTGCGCCGTCGATTGGGGCTGGCCGACGGCATGACCTATAACAAGGCGCTGGCCGCAAAGGTGCGCGCCTTCCAGGCCGATCATGGCCTGAAGCCTGATGGCGTCGCGGGGGCGATGACGATTTCGGCGATCAACCAGGGGCCGGCGCGCTATGCGCGCCTGCTGTCCCTCAACCTGGAGCGCGCGCGGCTTCTGCCGGGACCGTGGACACGGCACGTGGTGGTCGACGCCGCCTCGGCGCGCCTTTGGTATTATAGCAAGGGCGCGCTGGACGGCACGATGAAGGTCGTCGCCGGGGCGAAGGAAACGCAGACGCCGCTGATGGCGGGCATGATCCGATACGCAACACTGAATCCCTATTGGAACATCCCGCCCGATCTTGTGGAGCGCAAGGTCGCGCCCAAAATCCTAAGCGGCGGGTCATTGCAAGGGATGGGATATGAAGCGCTGGCCGACTGGAGCGCTGATCCTGCGCCCTTGGCGCAGAGCGCGATCAACTGGGACGCGGTGGCGGCGGGCCGTCAGGAGGTGCGGGTGCGCCAGCTTCCGGGCGGCAACAATGCAATGGGGAAGGTCAAGTTCATGTTCCCGAACGATCTTGGCATCTACCTCCACGACACGCCGCAGCGCGACCTGTTCGCGAAGGCGGACCGCCATTTCAGCAATGGCTGTGTCCGGCTGGAGGATGCGCAGCGGCTGGGCCGCTGGTTCTTCGGCAGGATGCCGAGCACGGATGGCGAAAAGCCCGAACAGCATGTGCCCCTGCCTCAGCCGGTGCCGGTCTATCTGACCTATCTGACCGCCGTGCCGACCGCGCTGGGGGTTCAGTTCCTGCCCGATGTCTATGGGAGGGATGGAGAGTAG